A genomic stretch from Buchnera aphidicola BCc includes:
- the pth gene encoding aminoacyl-tRNA hydrolase, with protein sequence MNKIKMIVGLGNSVYKYNQTRHNVGFWYINMLSSFYKTSLKFKKKFSGYVSSFFLNNNKIFLLKPDLFMNLNGYSVFALSSFYKIKLSEILVVRDELDLSPGILKVKYGIGHNGHNGVKSIINTFEKKKPFIQLCIGIGRPEFKKNVSNFVLECPSKIDTINIKKAILKFIFLTKDYIYKKEFLKNKKIILI encoded by the coding sequence ATGAATAAAATAAAGATGATTGTTGGGTTAGGAAATTCAGTATATAAATATAATCAAACAAGACATAATGTTGGTTTTTGGTATATAAATATGTTATCAAGTTTTTATAAAACTTCTTTGAAATTTAAAAAAAAATTTTCTGGTTATGTTTCTTCTTTTTTTTTAAATAATAACAAAATATTTTTATTAAAACCTGATTTATTTATGAATTTAAATGGTTATTCTGTTTTTGCATTGTCATCTTTTTATAAAATTAAATTATCTGAAATTTTAGTTGTACGTGATGAATTAGATTTGTCTCCAGGTATTTTAAAGGTGAAATATGGTATAGGTCATAATGGACATAATGGGGTCAAAAGTATTATTAATACTTTTGAAAAAAAAAAACCTTTTATTCAATTATGTATAGGTATTGGTCGACCAGAATTTAAAAAGAATGTATCTAATTTTGTTTTAGAATGTCCAAGTAAAATAGATACAATAAATATAAAAAAAGCAATTTTAAAGTTTATTTTTTTAACTAAAGATTATATCTATAAGAAAGAATTTTTAAAAAATAAAAAAATTATTTTAATTTAA
- a CDS encoding peroxiredoxin yields MTLVSKKAPNFIAPAILKNGQIIQNFNFKNFSKNKTTVLFFWPMDFTFVCPSEIIAFNNSYHEFKDRNACIIGISIDSVYTHNAWRNTKINEGGIGPIKFPMISDITKSIQKSYNIEHDILTIALRASFIIDKSNIIRHQSVNDLPIGRNIKEILRIIDALHYYEKFGEVCPANWNIGKEAIQATDVGIKKYLSKNSKKL; encoded by the coding sequence ATGACTTTAGTATCTAAAAAAGCACCAAATTTTATTGCTCCAGCTATTTTAAAAAATGGACAAATAATTCAAAATTTTAACTTTAAAAATTTTTCTAAAAATAAAACTACTGTATTATTTTTCTGGCCTATGGATTTTACTTTCGTATGTCCTTCTGAGATTATAGCATTTAATAATTCATATCATGAATTTAAAGATAGAAATGCATGTATTATAGGAATATCTATTGATTCAGTATATACACATAACGCATGGAGAAATACAAAAATAAATGAAGGAGGAATAGGTCCGATTAAATTTCCAATGATATCTGACATTACTAAATCTATACAAAAATCTTATAATATTGAACATGATATACTAACTATTGCATTAAGAGCATCATTTATTATTGATAAATCTAATATAATTAGACATCAATCTGTAAATGATTTACCAATTGGAAGAAATATAAAAGAAATACTTCGAATTATTGATGCATTACACTATTATGAAAAATTTGGCGAAGTATGTCCTGCGAATTGGAATATAGGAAAAGAAGCAATACAAGCAACTGATGTAGGAATAAAAAAATATTTATCAAAAAATTCTAAAAAACTATAA
- the rnt gene encoding ribonuclease T, with product MFIYKDINYAINNRFRGFYPVVIDIESAGFQADTDALLEIAIVTLKMNKSGWLKIDDRLHFHIIPFKGSIIKAESVAFNKIDPFNPLRGAVSEKNALKNIFKLVRKKININKCRKGILVAHNANFDHNFLMAASKRVGNLNNPFHPFTTFDTAALSGLIFGQTVLAKACKLAGIPFDTNQAHSALYDTIQTAYLFCELVNRWKRLGGWPPNSSHRKKTDEI from the coding sequence ATGTTTATATATAAAGATATAAATTATGCAATAAATAATAGATTTAGAGGTTTTTATCCAGTTGTTATAGATATAGAAAGCGCAGGATTTCAAGCAGATACAGATGCACTTTTAGAAATTGCAATTGTAACTTTAAAAATGAATAAATCAGGTTGGCTTAAAATAGATGATAGATTACATTTTCATATTATACCATTTAAAGGATCTATTATAAAAGCTGAATCTGTTGCTTTTAATAAAATTGATCCATTTAATCCTCTTAGAGGAGCTGTAAGTGAAAAAAATGCATTAAAAAATATTTTTAAATTGGTTAGAAAAAAAATTAATATAAATAAATGTAGAAAAGGAATTTTAGTAGCTCATAATGCAAATTTTGATCATAATTTTTTAATGGCTGCATCAAAAAGAGTTGGTAATCTTAACAATCCATTTCATCCATTTACTACATTTGATACTGCAGCACTTAGCGGTTTAATTTTTGGGCAAACAGTTTTAGCAAAAGCATGCAAACTTGCTGGAATTCCATTTGATACAAATCAAGCTCATTCAGCTTTATATGATACTATACAAACAGCATATCTTTTTTGTGAATTAGTAAATCGTTGGAAAAGATTAGGAGGATGGCCGCCAAATTCATCTCACCGTAAAAAAACCGATGAGATATAA
- the thrB gene encoding homoserine kinase, whose protein sequence is MIKIYAPASIGNVGVGFDILGIAIKPIDKTLLGDCISIKPSKKFQLKNHGNFSKQLPVNIKENIIWKAWKYFNKKAKKKKTVKIVLEKNMPIGSGLGSSASSIVACVIALNKFYKTKLSKTKLLKIMGKLEGIISGEVHYDNVAPCYLGGLQLITNDQKNITQKLPIFTDWLWVIAWPGVTLSTSQARNILPLKYKKKTCIHNSRNLATFIHALYTKQSELAIRYMKDIIAEPYRIPLIPKFLISKKKIIELGALTCNISGSGPTLFSVCPNISIAKKVKIWLKKNYMENQTGFVHICKIDQSGARKMEKKNEII, encoded by the coding sequence ATGATAAAAATTTATGCTCCTGCTTCTATTGGAAATGTAGGTGTTGGTTTTGATATTTTAGGAATAGCTATCAAACCAATTGATAAAACGTTGTTAGGAGATTGTATCTCAATAAAACCATCAAAAAAATTTCAATTAAAAAATCATGGAAATTTTTCTAAACAATTACCTGTAAATATAAAAGAAAATATTATATGGAAAGCATGGAAATATTTTAATAAAAAAGCAAAAAAAAAAAAAACAGTTAAAATTGTTCTAGAAAAAAATATGCCAATTGGTTCAGGACTAGGATCTAGTGCTTCTTCTATAGTAGCTTGTGTTATTGCATTAAATAAATTCTATAAAACTAAACTATCAAAAACAAAATTACTAAAAATAATGGGAAAATTAGAAGGAATAATATCCGGAGAAGTTCATTATGACAATGTTGCTCCATGTTATTTAGGTGGTCTACAATTAATTACTAACGATCAAAAAAACATCACACAAAAACTACCCATTTTTACTGATTGGTTATGGGTTATTGCTTGGCCAGGAGTCACCTTATCTACTTCTCAAGCAAGAAATATTCTTCCATTAAAATATAAAAAAAAAACATGTATTCATAATAGTCGAAATTTAGCTACATTTATTCATGCTTTATATACTAAACAATCAGAATTAGCAATTCGATATATGAAAGATATAATTGCTGAACCATATAGAATTCCATTAATACCAAAATTTTTAATATCAAAAAAAAAAATAATAGAACTAGGAGCCTTAACATGTAATATTTCAGGTTCAGGACCTACTTTATTTTCTGTATGTCCGAACATTTCTATAGCAAAAAAAGTAAAGATATGGTTAAAAAAAAACTATATGGAGAATCAAACAGGATTCGTTCATATTTGTAAAATTGATCAATCAGGTGCTAGAAAAATGGAAAAAAAAAATGAAATTATATAA
- the grpE gene encoding nucleotide exchange factor GrpE: protein MIEKNEKKKILKKDKKKKITIKKIEKKISLLIKEKKNIRLRHYANIENIIKKNASEIKFIKTNMFENFLNSIFSIINKIDLLTINLKNMSSTQKSLFEGIKLTKNIFEKNLKNWKIKKINKINIPFNEKIHKIKKNEKKNSISKNKKIKNIIKPGYILKNKVIKKAIVLL, encoded by the coding sequence ATGATAGAAAAAAATGAAAAAAAAAAGATTTTAAAAAAAGATAAAAAAAAAAAAATTACTATAAAAAAAATAGAAAAAAAAATTTCTCTTTTAATAAAAGAAAAAAAAAATATTCGTTTAAGACATTATGCTAATATAGAAAATATTATAAAAAAAAATGCATCTGAAATAAAGTTTATTAAAACTAATATGTTTGAAAATTTTTTAAATTCTATATTTTCAATAATTAATAAAATTGATCTATTAACAATAAATTTAAAAAATATGTCTTCTACACAAAAATCTTTATTTGAAGGAATAAAATTAACAAAAAATATATTTGAAAAAAATTTAAAAAATTGGAAAATTAAAAAAATAAACAAAATAAATATACCATTTAATGAAAAAATACATAAAATTAAAAAAAATGAAAAAAAAAATTCTATATCAAAAAACAAAAAAATAAAAAATATTATAAAACCTGGATATATTTTAAAAAATAAAGTTATAAAAAAAGCAATTGTTTTATTGTAA
- the thrA gene encoding bifunctional aspartate kinase/homoserine dehydrogenase I → MKTLKFGGTSLANAKKFIQVSSIIIQKLNHDQISVVLSAPATITNYLEDSIKLFVKKKIIPSKILRIIKNFFLNIILNIYKKEKEYPIKKLNKKIIKKHKKLKKIFKKIKILQKCSEKKQARIISTGENVSVLLMKELLQIKGFNTIIINPIKYFLANNNYLNANVNIKKSKKNFEKLKISKKKIILMPGFIAGNNKKELVVLGRNGSDYSASILSICTNSNICEIWTDVNGIYTGDPNIIKKAQLVSKISYQEALELAYFGAKVIHPSTIEPLKKNNICCIIKNTNNPEYPGTKIINRKKTKKEKKNQIKGITYLKNIIFIKIFCKKNLQIKKVLKKILSYFFKKNIPLYLLNQSLSQNIISFYIQKKNLIYIKKIKKLLTLNIKRKRLLSIIKIKKLSIITIVGSFLKKYTTKILEKIHLIIYRFNNKIFNISHNISNISLSIVIYDKNVISIMKKIHNTIINYHVSINIFLIGIGGVGLEFLKIFFKQRERIKKKFIKLNINLIANSKKYIISKKNINYKKWEKKFKNSKKKFLLKKILQIIENNGYLNPIFIDCTASQEISNNYKKIIKSGCHIITANKKSNSSLTLQYTEIRKTAKKNNKKFFYETHVGAGLPILQNFKHLIESGDKLIKFQGILSGSMSYIFGELDNNNITLSHAIKKAQKLGFTEPHPKDDLSGIDIARKLLILAREAGYSIELPDIKIEKILPNSFKKIKNKKIFLKKLKELDNLFLQKIIQAKKEKKVLRCIGTINKNGNCCVKIHSVNYKNPLYHVKNGENIFVFYTKYYQPIPLIIRGYGAGNKVTASGIFSDLLRIVL, encoded by the coding sequence ATGAAAACATTAAAATTTGGAGGTACTTCACTTGCAAACGCAAAAAAATTTATACAAGTATCTTCAATTATAATTCAAAAATTAAATCATGATCAAATATCTGTTGTATTATCTGCACCTGCTACTATTACAAATTATTTAGAAGATTCTATTAAACTCTTTGTTAAAAAAAAAATTATTCCTAGTAAAATCTTAAGAATAATTAAAAATTTTTTTTTAAATATAATTTTAAATATTTATAAAAAAGAAAAAGAATACCCAATAAAAAAACTAAATAAAAAAATCATTAAAAAACACAAAAAACTAAAAAAAATATTTAAAAAAATTAAAATTTTACAAAAATGTTCAGAAAAAAAACAAGCACGAATAATTAGTACAGGAGAAAATGTTTCTGTTTTACTAATGAAAGAATTATTACAAATAAAAGGATTTAACACAATCATTATTAATCCTATAAAATATTTTTTAGCAAATAATAATTATTTAAATGCAAATGTAAATATTAAAAAATCCAAAAAAAACTTTGAAAAATTAAAAATTTCAAAAAAAAAAATTATTCTTATGCCTGGATTTATAGCCGGAAATAATAAAAAAGAATTAGTAGTTTTAGGAAGAAACGGATCTGATTATTCTGCAAGCATTTTATCTATTTGTACAAATTCTAATATATGTGAAATTTGGACTGATGTAAATGGAATTTATACAGGTGATCCAAATATTATAAAAAAAGCTCAATTAGTATCAAAGATTTCTTATCAAGAAGCATTAGAATTAGCTTATTTTGGTGCTAAAGTAATTCATCCGTCTACTATAGAACCATTAAAAAAAAATAATATTTGTTGTATTATTAAAAATACAAATAATCCAGAGTATCCAGGAACTAAAATAATAAATAGAAAAAAGACAAAAAAAGAAAAAAAAAATCAAATAAAAGGAATTACATATCTAAAAAACATTATTTTTATAAAAATATTTTGTAAAAAAAATTTACAAATAAAAAAAGTTCTTAAAAAAATACTTTCATATTTTTTTAAGAAAAATATACCATTATATTTATTAAATCAATCTCTATCACAAAATATAATTAGTTTTTATATACAAAAAAAAAACTTAATTTATATCAAAAAAATAAAAAAACTATTAACTCTAAATATAAAAAGAAAAAGATTATTATCAATTATCAAAATAAAAAAATTAAGTATTATAACAATTGTAGGATCTTTTTTAAAAAAATATACTACTAAAATTTTAGAAAAAATCCATTTAATTATCTATAGATTTAATAATAAAATATTTAATATTTCACATAATATATCAAATATATCTTTATCAATTGTAATTTATGATAAAAATGTTATATCAATTATGAAAAAAATACATAACACAATTATAAATTATCATGTATCCATTAATATTTTTTTAATTGGTATAGGTGGAGTTGGTCTAGAATTTTTAAAAATATTTTTTAAACAAAGAGAAAGAATAAAAAAAAAATTTATTAAATTAAATATTAATCTTATTGCAAATTCAAAAAAATATATTATTAGTAAAAAAAATATTAATTATAAAAAATGGGAAAAAAAATTTAAAAATTCTAAAAAAAAATTTTTATTAAAAAAAATTCTCCAAATTATTGAAAATAATGGTTATTTAAATCCTATTTTTATAGATTGTACAGCTAGTCAAGAAATTTCTAACAATTATAAAAAAATAATTAAATCCGGATGTCATATCATAACAGCTAATAAAAAATCTAATTCGTCATTAACATTACAATATACAGAAATTAGAAAAACAGCAAAAAAAAATAATAAAAAATTTTTTTATGAAACTCATGTCGGTGCGGGATTACCCATTCTTCAAAATTTTAAACATTTAATAGAATCAGGAGATAAATTAATCAAATTTCAAGGTATCCTTTCTGGTTCTATGTCATATATTTTCGGAGAATTAGATAATAATAATATTACATTATCACATGCTATTAAAAAAGCTCAAAAATTAGGATTTACAGAACCACATCCAAAAGATGATCTTTCTGGAATTGATATTGCAAGAAAATTATTAATTTTAGCACGAGAAGCAGGATATTCAATAGAATTACCTGATATAAAAATAGAAAAAATTCTTCCAAATTCATTTAAAAAAATAAAAAATAAAAAAATATTTCTTAAAAAACTTAAAGAATTAGATAATTTATTTCTTCAAAAAATTATTCAAGCAAAAAAAGAAAAAAAAGTACTTAGATGTATAGGAACAATAAATAAAAATGGAAATTGTTGTGTTAAAATACATTCCGTAAACTATAAAAATCCACTTTATCATGTAAAAAATGGAGAAAACATATTTGTTTTTTATACTAAATATTATCAACCGATTCCTTTAATAATACGTGGTTATGGAGCAGGGAATAAAGTTACAGCATCAGGAATTTTCTCTGATTTATTACGCATTGTATTATAA
- the thrC gene encoding threonine synthase, giving the protein MKLYNLKDINEEVNFLNAIKYGLGKKQGLFFPKYLPKFTPETLKKLIQMDFITRSTHILSHFISDEISFVDLKKQIKKAFSFTKPIIVHVKKNISCLELFHGPTLAFKDFGARFMAQMLSYWKKENSIMTILTATSGDTGAAVAHAFYRMNNIRVVILYPKGRISTLQEKLFCTLGENIHTIAIDGSFDDCQYLVKKSFNDKKLKKNIGLNSANSINISRLLAQICYYFEAFALIPTDFHKNIVISIPCGNFGNLTAGLIAKSLGLPIKSFIAATNANDTVPRFLKNGKWKPNKTISTISNAMDISQPNNWPRVEELFKRKKWNLKTLKSYSVSDKETERAIKKLYKIGYLSEPHAAIAYTILKKNIKKEDFGLFLGTAHPSKFQDTVEKILKISLKLPISLKSRVNLKNLSYHMKPDFLKLKEFLLKKI; this is encoded by the coding sequence ATGAAATTATATAATTTAAAAGATATAAATGAAGAAGTAAATTTTTTAAATGCAATAAAATACGGATTAGGAAAAAAACAAGGATTATTTTTTCCAAAATATTTACCAAAATTTACACCTGAAACATTAAAGAAATTAATTCAAATGGATTTTATTACTAGAAGTACTCATATACTATCACATTTTATCTCCGATGAAATATCATTTGTTGACTTAAAAAAACAAATAAAAAAAGCTTTTTCATTTACTAAACCTATAATTGTTCATGTTAAAAAAAATATTTCATGTTTAGAATTATTTCACGGACCAACATTAGCATTTAAAGATTTTGGAGCTAGATTTATGGCTCAAATGCTTTCATATTGGAAAAAAGAAAATTCTATTATGACTATATTAACTGCTACTTCTGGAGATACCGGTGCTGCTGTTGCGCATGCATTTTATCGTATGAATAATATTCGTGTAGTTATTTTATATCCTAAAGGAAGAATTAGTACATTACAAGAAAAACTATTTTGTACATTAGGAGAAAATATACATACCATTGCAATTGATGGTAGTTTTGATGATTGTCAATATTTGGTAAAAAAATCTTTTAATGATAAAAAACTAAAAAAAAATATTGGCTTAAATTCAGCTAATTCTATTAATATTAGTAGATTATTAGCTCAAATATGTTATTATTTTGAAGCATTTGCATTAATACCAACAGACTTTCATAAAAATATTGTTATTTCAATTCCATGTGGTAATTTTGGTAATTTAACAGCTGGATTAATAGCAAAATCTCTTGGATTACCAATAAAATCTTTTATCGCAGCTACTAATGCTAACGATACTGTTCCAAGATTTTTAAAAAATGGAAAATGGAAACCAAATAAAACAATATCAACTATTTCTAATGCTATGGATATTAGTCAACCTAATAATTGGCCAAGAGTTGAAGAATTATTTAAAAGAAAAAAATGGAATTTAAAAACACTAAAATCTTATAGTGTGTCAGATAAAGAAACAGAGAGAGCGATAAAAAAATTATATAAAATTGGATATTTATCAGAACCGCATGCAGCTATAGCATATACAATACTAAAGAAAAATATTAAAAAAGAAGATTTTGGTTTATTTTTAGGAACAGCGCATCCATCTAAATTTCAAGATACTGTAGAAAAAATATTAAAAATTTCATTAAAATTACCAATATCCTTAAAATCCAGAGTAAATTTAAAAAATTTATCATACCATATGAAACCTGATTTTTTAAAATTAAAAGAATTTTTATTAAAAAAAATTTAA
- the pcnB gene encoding polynucleotide adenylyltransferase PcnB, producing MKLIINKNHNISKKKISRNSMKVLYRLNKLGYEAYLVGGGVRDLLLGKKPKDFDIATNAKPDEIRKLFKNCRLIGRRFIIAHLIFKNEIIEVSTFRAKNNHLKKNNLYYKKIKTKKGILLSDNTFGKIEEDAYRRDITINALYYSIKDFGIRDYIGGIKDIKLKKIRLIGNAETRYREDPVRMLRVIRFSVQLNMHIDKKTEKPIIKLSNLLKEIPSARLFNESIKLFCFGYGYLTYIRLRKYSLIYPLLPFLFNQLSQKNTFFLKKITINCLKKIDKKGKNKKISCPSFLFASLLWYLLIEKTQILSIKKKIKFSKAFLISINYILKKNSISIGIPKNILLIIKKIWKLQKDIEKRKKNTIKKIINHNNFIQAIELFSLRVEIENHIKLKKIFIFWNKQNFFLKKK from the coding sequence ATGAAGCTAATTATAAATAAAAATCATAACATTTCTAAAAAAAAAATTAGTAGAAATTCTATGAAAGTATTATATAGATTAAATAAATTAGGCTATGAAGCATATTTAGTGGGAGGAGGGGTAAGAGATTTATTATTAGGAAAAAAACCTAAAGATTTTGATATTGCTACTAACGCAAAACCTGATGAAATCAGAAAACTATTTAAAAATTGCCGATTAATAGGAAGAAGATTTATAATTGCGCATTTAATATTCAAAAATGAAATTATTGAAGTATCAACATTTCGAGCAAAAAATAATCATTTGAAAAAAAATAATTTATATTACAAAAAAATAAAAACAAAAAAAGGAATATTATTATCAGATAATACATTTGGAAAAATTGAAGAAGATGCTTATAGACGTGATATAACAATAAATGCATTATATTATAGTATAAAAGATTTTGGAATTAGAGACTATATAGGAGGAATAAAAGATATAAAATTAAAAAAAATACGTTTAATTGGAAATGCTGAAACACGATATAGAGAAGATCCTGTACGAATGTTAAGAGTAATACGATTTTCAGTACAATTGAATATGCATATTGATAAAAAAACTGAAAAACCGATAATAAAATTATCAAATTTATTAAAAGAAATACCATCAGCAAGATTATTTAATGAATCAATAAAATTATTTTGTTTTGGATATGGTTATTTAACTTATATACGATTAAGAAAATATTCATTAATTTATCCATTATTACCATTTTTATTTAATCAGTTAAGTCAAAAAAACACATTTTTTTTAAAAAAAATTACAATAAATTGTTTAAAAAAAATAGATAAAAAAGGAAAAAATAAAAAAATCAGTTGTCCATCTTTTTTATTTGCATCATTATTATGGTATCTTTTAATTGAAAAAACACAAATATTATCAATTAAAAAAAAAATAAAATTTTCTAAAGCATTTTTAATTTCTATTAATTATATTTTAAAAAAAAATTCAATATCAATAGGTATACCTAAAAATATTTTATTAATAATCAAAAAAATATGGAAATTGCAAAAAGATATTGAAAAAAGAAAAAAAAACACAATTAAAAAAATAATAAATCATAATAATTTTATTCAAGCTATAGAATTATTTTCATTACGAGTTGAAATCGAAAATCATATTAAATTAAAAAAAATCTTTATTTTTTGGAATAAACAAAATTTTTTTTTAAAAAAAAAATAA
- the grxD gene encoding Grx4 family monothiol glutaredoxin: protein MIKTIKKIEKQLQNNNIVLYMKGSPEHPHCGFSAQAVQALSSCTSNFFYVDVLKNPDIRSVLPQYSKWPTFPQLWINKKLIGGCDIILEKFYNKELLDLIKKK from the coding sequence ATGATTAAAACTATCAAAAAAATAGAAAAACAATTACAAAATAACAATATTGTTTTATATATGAAAGGTTCTCCAGAACATCCTCATTGTGGTTTTTCAGCTCAAGCGGTTCAAGCTTTGTCATCTTGCACTTCAAATTTTTTTTATGTTGATGTTTTAAAAAATCCTGATATTAGATCAGTATTACCTCAATATTCTAAATGGCCTACTTTCCCTCAATTATGGATTAATAAAAAATTAATTGGAGGTTGTGATATTATATTAGAAAAGTTTTACAATAAAGAATTGCTTGATTTAATTAAAAAAAAATAA
- the ychF gene encoding redox-regulated ATPase YchF, translating to MVYKFGIIGLPNVGKSALFNKITKLNVPSKNFPFCTIKPNIGIISIFDNRLINISNNLSSKNIIYSCVKIIDIAGLVKGASLGEGLGNKFLENIRDCHAIIHVVRCFKNNNIIHIYNDINPIRDIDIINTELLFSDLNLCEKIFKKKSINNKIKNSNQYVFLNLIKYCIKKLQQGYILRDLNFTQNELKILKQYRFLTLKPMIYVFNISNDITHNINLNIFLKNNNFIKSNFISISIENLDTSKIYHVYYNKIIRKLCSMLDLCTFFTAGSKEARSWIFKKESTAKQVAKLIHTDFFRGFIRAQVISYDEFIKYGNLNIIRKLGRIRSEGKNYIVKDGDIINFLFNI from the coding sequence GTGGTATATAAATTTGGTATTATCGGATTACCTAATGTAGGAAAATCAGCTTTATTCAATAAAATAACAAAATTAAATGTTCCGTCAAAAAATTTTCCATTTTGTACAATTAAACCAAATATTGGTATTATATCAATTTTTGATAATCGGTTAATAAATATTTCTAATAATTTATCTTCTAAAAATATTATATATAGTTGTGTTAAAATTATTGATATTGCAGGTTTAGTAAAAGGAGCTTCTTTAGGTGAAGGTTTAGGAAATAAGTTTTTGGAAAATATAAGAGATTGTCATGCTATTATTCATGTAGTTCGTTGTTTTAAAAACAATAATATTATTCATATATATAATGATATTAATCCTATACGAGATATTGATATTATTAATACAGAATTATTGTTTTCAGATCTTAATTTATGTGAAAAAATTTTTAAAAAAAAATCAATTAATAATAAAATTAAAAATTCTAATCAGTATGTTTTTTTAAATTTAATAAAATATTGTATAAAAAAATTACAACAAGGTTATATTTTAAGAGATTTAAATTTTACTCAAAATGAATTAAAAATTTTAAAACAATATAGATTTTTAACTTTAAAACCAATGATTTATGTTTTTAATATTTCTAATGATATTACTCATAATATTAATTTAAATATTTTTTTAAAAAATAATAATTTTATTAAATCTAATTTTATTTCAATTTCTATAGAAAATTTAGATACATCTAAAATTTATCATGTATATTATAATAAAATAATTCGGAAATTATGTTCGATGCTAGATCTCTGTACTTTTTTTACAGCTGGATCTAAAGAAGCTAGATCATGGATTTTTAAGAAAGAAAGTACAGCAAAACAAGTTGCAAAATTAATTCATACAGATTTTTTTAGAGGATTTATTAGGGCTCAGGTAATTTCATATGATGAATTTATTAAATATGGTAATTTAAATATAATTAGAAAATTAGGGAGGATTCGTAGTGAAGGAAAAAATTATATTGTAAAAGATGGAGATATAATAAATTTTTTATTTAACATATAA
- the ung gene encoding uracil-DNA glycosylase, with product MKNIYKISWLDFFLIEKKKEYFLYLLNKIKNIRRNTIVYPKKNMVFNAFLFTPLSSIKVVILGQDPYHSAGQAHGLSFSVPKGVFLPPSLKNIFIELKNNFSFYKKNIHGCLESWAKQGVFLLNSILTVSKGIPNSHKNLGWEIFTDQVIKFISDICKGVVFLLWGNISQKKYYLIDSKKHFILRSTHPSPLSCYKGFFGCNHFFKTNVLLQNQKKKPINWFLDLFE from the coding sequence ATGAAAAATATTTATAAAATTTCATGGTTGGATTTTTTTTTAATAGAAAAAAAAAAAGAATATTTTTTATATTTATTAAATAAAATTAAAAATATTAGAAGAAATACAATTGTGTATCCAAAAAAAAATATGGTTTTTAATGCATTTTTATTCACTCCTTTATCAAGTATTAAAGTTGTTATTTTAGGTCAAGATCCTTATCATAGTGCAGGTCAAGCACATGGATTATCGTTTTCAGTTCCAAAAGGGGTATTTTTACCTCCTTCTTTAAAAAATATTTTTATAGAATTAAAGAATAATTTTTCCTTTTATAAAAAGAACATTCATGGTTGTTTAGAATCTTGGGCAAAACAAGGAGTTTTTTTATTAAATTCTATATTAACAGTTTCAAAAGGTATTCCAAATTCACATAAAAATTTAGGATGGGAAATTTTTACCGATCAAGTAATTAAATTTATTAGTGATATTTGTAAAGGTGTTGTATTTTTATTATGGGGAAATATTTCTCAAAAAAAGTATTATTTAATTGATTCAAAAAAACATTTTATATTAAGATCTACACATCCATCACCTTTATCATGTTATAAAGGTTTTTTCGGATGTAATCATTTCTTTAAAACAAATGTTTTATTACAAAATCAGAAAAAAAAACCAATTAATTGGTTTTTAGATTTATTTGAATAA